From the Glutamicibacter halophytocola genome, the window CCGAACGCCGTGCAGCCGTCGCGGTGTGGGCGGCGGCATTCTCCGGTGGCGCGGTCCTGGGCCCGATTGTCGGCGGCCTGCTGCTGGAGCACTTCTGGTGGGGATCAGTCTTCCTGATGGCCGTGCCAATGCTCTTGCCGTTGCTGATCGGTGGCCTGATTCTGGTGCCTGAATCCAAGGACCCGAATCCGGGTCGCGTTGATCCGCTGTCAATTGTGCTGATCATTTTCGCGTTGTTGCCCTTCACCTACGCTATTAAGTCCTTCACCACCGCGCCATGGTTTGTCCTGGTTGCTGCGGTGGCCGTGGCTGTAATTTGCGGTGTGGCCTTTGTGCGCCGCCAGCTGAAGCAAGAATCCCCGATGCTCGACGTGCGCCTGTTCAAGAACGCCCCGTTTTCCGGAGCCTTGATGGTTAACCTCATCGGCGTGTTCTCGCTGGTCGGTTTCATCTACTTTGTCTCCCAGCACCTGCAGCTGATCGCCGGCCTGAGCCCGATTGAAGCCGGGCTGTGGATGACTCCGGGGCTGGTGCTCACCATGCTCTTCGGGCTGGTGGCCGTCGCCCTCTCCCGCCGCTTCGGATCGCCGAACATCATGGCCGTGGGCCTGCTTTTCTCGGCCATTGCCTATGTGCTGGTCATGGTGGCTGGCGAGGGGTCCAATGCTGTCCTGCTCATGGTGGCGTTCGCGCTGCTGGGAACCGGCATCGGCATGACCGAGACCCTGTCCAACGACATGACCTTGGCGGCTGTTCCCGCTCCCAAGGCCGGGGCCGCATCAGCAATTTCGGAGACGGCGTATGAGATTGGTTCGGTCTTGGGCGTGGCAGTGCTGGGCACCATCTTGAATTCCGTATATTCCTCGAAGCTGCTTGTGCCTGGTTCGCTGAGCCCGGAGCAAACCGAACTGGCCAGCGAAACACTGGGCGGGTCGCACCAGGTGGCGTCGTCCCTGAATGGCAGCGACGCGCAAGCGCTCATTGAGTCTGCCGCGCAGGCCTTCGACCACGGTGTATTACTCACCTCGAGTATCGCCAGCCTGTTGTCATTGGTGGCTGCAGTTCTCGTATTGCGCGTCATCAAACCGGCAATTCGGTGAACTCAACGAACCACTTAACCAAATTTTTGATTAATTGGTTCAAAGTTATTCAATTGTCGACGGCAAACACGTAGGCTAGGCAGAGTAGTTCCAAAGTAATTCGCGAAGTACCCGTTAGAAGTATGTGAATGTCGAACCACCTCGGTTGACGCGAGCCCCCTTCTAGACGTGAAGTGAATGACTTGGCTGCTTCGCAAGAATAGCTGTCCTCCACGGGTTGCAGCACTTGCGTAGATTACAACCAAGCTCGCCAACAAAAAAACTGGCGAGGAACGTCTGAAAGGACCAAAAAGTAATATGGCAACCGGAATCGTAAAGTGGTTCAACGCTGAAAAGGGCTTCGGCTTCATCGCTCCAGACAGCGGAGACCCAGATGTCTTCGCTCACTTCACCGCCATCCAGACCCAGGGCTTCCGCACCCTGGACGAAGGCCAGAAGGTCGAGTTCGAAGTTGTAGAGGGTCCAAAGGGTCTGCAGGCTGCAGACATCCGCGCTCTCTAAAGAAGGTCTTTGGCTAACGCCTGACTTTTCAAAAGATGGCCACCCACTGGG encodes:
- a CDS encoding cold-shock protein gives rise to the protein MATGIVKWFNAEKGFGFIAPDSGDPDVFAHFTAIQTQGFRTLDEGQKVEFEVVEGPKGLQAADIRAL
- a CDS encoding MFS transporter, which produces MSSNISERATVLSKPRRWAALAVLIFPVLLISVDNTVLSFAVPAITAALSPSGNQLLWIIDIYPLVLAGLLVPMGSFGDRIGRRRLLLIGATGFALVSAVAAFATNAEQLVAARALLGIFGAMLMPATLSLIRTIFPDATERRAAVAVWAAAFSGGAVLGPIVGGLLLEHFWWGSVFLMAVPMLLPLLIGGLILVPESKDPNPGRVDPLSIVLIIFALLPFTYAIKSFTTAPWFVLVAAVAVAVICGVAFVRRQLKQESPMLDVRLFKNAPFSGALMVNLIGVFSLVGFIYFVSQHLQLIAGLSPIEAGLWMTPGLVLTMLFGLVAVALSRRFGSPNIMAVGLLFSAIAYVLVMVAGEGSNAVLLMVAFALLGTGIGMTETLSNDMTLAAVPAPKAGAASAISETAYEIGSVLGVAVLGTILNSVYSSKLLVPGSLSPEQTELASETLGGSHQVASSLNGSDAQALIESAAQAFDHGVLLTSSIASLLSLVAAVLVLRVIKPAIR